The following are encoded in a window of Roseimaritima ulvae genomic DNA:
- a CDS encoding vacuolar protein sorting-associated family 26 protein yields the protein MAKCNLSIELAEENESFWGGQSVRGTVVVHTDADVQCKGLEVKTAWRTHGYGNVATGAGQTLTVFQGQWVAGQTYRYDFELITAPWPPTYHGHYLNVDHAIEARAYIPWSFDPKTSRMIQVWPTGGPDDVLVGQAAQAANGGVGLKIFGSVFFLIFAIVILANPFAWILAIPIGMLVGVWWLVFRFLPRARLGEVEYRLDTPRLAPGQELLAELVIHPKRNVQLNRILWKVSGTEICVSGSGSNRSTRRHEVFANELQAAGETTLPAGQVTRIPLRIQLPETTAYSLDLSDNRLSWTTDLVVDITHWPDWKANAGFQLLPPVALGEGSAPPLPEAAVIEPTAGSPPATMPPPADSGGAGVTFDETVRHIWAARGDEEQRELLITAVEDIPFEIQAVIERRLLYGNDDPAAYRDGYVVWAHYPDPELPLTLYAPHHLADDFEQANRDVWKGRGRISGYDRRHGRLKIHLDELSQ from the coding sequence GTGGCAAAGTGCAATTTATCGATTGAGCTGGCGGAAGAGAACGAGTCGTTTTGGGGCGGGCAATCGGTCCGCGGGACCGTGGTGGTGCACACCGACGCAGACGTGCAGTGCAAGGGATTGGAAGTAAAAACTGCCTGGCGGACGCACGGCTACGGCAATGTCGCGACCGGGGCGGGCCAGACCCTGACGGTGTTTCAGGGCCAGTGGGTCGCCGGCCAAACGTATCGCTACGACTTTGAGTTGATCACCGCCCCCTGGCCACCGACCTATCACGGACACTACTTAAACGTCGACCATGCGATCGAGGCGAGGGCGTATATCCCCTGGAGCTTTGACCCCAAGACCAGCCGGATGATCCAGGTCTGGCCGACCGGTGGTCCGGACGATGTGCTGGTCGGTCAAGCGGCCCAAGCGGCGAACGGCGGCGTGGGCCTGAAAATCTTCGGTAGCGTGTTCTTCCTGATTTTCGCGATCGTGATTCTGGCCAATCCCTTCGCCTGGATCTTGGCCATTCCGATCGGCATGCTGGTCGGCGTCTGGTGGTTGGTGTTTCGCTTCTTACCACGCGCTCGCTTGGGCGAAGTGGAATACCGTCTGGACACCCCGCGTCTGGCACCGGGACAAGAATTGCTGGCCGAACTGGTGATCCATCCCAAACGCAACGTGCAATTGAACCGCATCTTATGGAAGGTTTCCGGAACCGAGATCTGTGTCTCTGGTTCGGGCAGCAACCGCAGCACGCGGCGTCACGAAGTATTTGCCAACGAGTTGCAGGCGGCCGGCGAAACCACACTGCCGGCCGGCCAGGTCACCCGCATCCCCCTGCGGATCCAGTTACCCGAAACCACGGCTTACTCGCTGGACCTGTCCGACAACCGTCTGTCATGGACGACCGATTTGGTCGTCGATATAACCCACTGGCCGGATTGGAAAGCCAACGCCGGCTTCCAATTGCTGCCGCCCGTGGCTCTGGGGGAGGGCAGTGCGCCGCCATTGCCCGAGGCCGCTGTAATCGAGCCGACCGCCGGCTCGCCCCCGGCGACAATGCCTCCGCCGGCCGACTCGGGCGGGGCCGGCGTCACCTTCGACGAAACGGTCCGGCATATCTGGGCGGCGCGTGGCGACGAGGAACAAAGGGAACTATTGATCACCGCCGTGGAGGATATTCCCTTTGAAATCCAGGCGGTGATCGAACGCCGCTTGCTGTACGGTAACGACGATCCGGCGGCTTACCGCGATGGCTATGTGGTCTGGGCCCACTACCCGGATCCCGAACTTCCGCTCACGTTATACGCTCCTCACCACCTGGCCGATGACTTCGAACAAGCAAATCGAGACGTCTGGAAAGGGCGGGGGCGAATTAGTGGTTATGATAGGAGGCATGGTCGCTTGAAAATCCACCTCGATGAACTTTCCCAGTGA
- a CDS encoding FHA domain-containing protein: MTTDHPHQTQATETAHRGDTPPSGCLEFRVSRPGTPNRRMRLTGTRYTFGSGSGCSIRLEDTSLRSLHAVLLRSEHRTLVRAYSVPISVNGKRVTEAELQTNDRFQLGQYCFELLHDTRQAEEETPISAEQGRLSFADGMRYQQFPGTDSNDPSSSPDSASSSQDAGDQADSPADHASTAAADLQPGADPVAAEQQTPAEPTRDLEAETAQALARQQAELEQHYQAQLDEVLGRFEATQQQNLATNTSLAKMQQQLVEMTNNLQTVTATAQQHAEQRDALAEQCAQLEDEREQHRQSSDEVRAELQAAQETSRQLAEDRQQALEQVEELTRKCAAVSEQIANSNQTCLEISSQRDRLTEQLKQVSQQRDAALESAEQRAQQIAAQDALIRGLREQVDQLQATVTKASEEADQLRQQCADALESVDRLENLVQQTDRARQQDRESWEAESNELRETMQRVSQDLAVAVANLSTSNATAESLRDELQTTRQALEVAEQNLQARPTSEELDAIRQRLESTEQQLLELRNDYDNVDAPATQPNADADAQPTPAEPAEDLLPPENAAASEDAVAHEDAVADEEVATADEATGEDATMVDQILNTVSMEPNAELGSDSVLGSQDGTEEPGSAWQAFPAAPLADPSSAELEPLTEATAEPPADEDAPLTDSASEWNDSGWPTYQSEPSATAPHTDSDQNADAEHHFGSEQHADASEHVDAVESATAEPAAELPAYTSPDIPAPSEEFAANPWQEEPLTETPEIGATVSNHSDMTWADASAEPQEEIVGEHSGIEFFDEPFDQSAETGLPINQVAEPVDEVIERVDETDNTADAFASVNTGDAFHADDAGDMPQPEGLLDDGETAADDQLAEGSLASQLLSELAAESPAEGSLSPWGDDPQTGFVSEPGYQAPSETSSIAQEDAEPPTSAPYDLDVPTNFADADEFVSDPGYPPEDVEPHASATGYESALPGETEQGYSAEADFGPADGYQASGAYEADTTEPPAEVSAAEPISAAEPISAAEPASAAEPASAAEPTSEASSEDADDESIEAYMNRLLQRVHGTSSTSAPQAAASPPPPAPVEPVAMNSVPSEPEVTDAPPADEPAADPDAPYVPCSQAPERTSNLAAMRELANVSARSAIQRSVSQQTHSTVIRKFAQAGGCAMGGLTFMYFSRFAANWQLLASTCFFILTVYWVWEALRVRTRLQHDLKSGSNQPPAADPPADEEA, encoded by the coding sequence GTGACCACCGATCATCCACACCAAACGCAGGCCACCGAAACCGCACACCGTGGAGACACGCCGCCCAGTGGCTGCCTGGAGTTTCGTGTCTCACGCCCCGGCACCCCCAACCGCCGGATGCGGCTGACCGGAACCCGGTACACCTTCGGCAGTGGCTCCGGTTGCTCGATCCGGTTGGAAGACACCAGCCTGCGCAGCCTACACGCAGTGTTGCTACGGAGCGAGCATCGCACGTTGGTACGAGCCTATTCCGTGCCCATCTCGGTCAACGGCAAACGAGTCACCGAAGCCGAATTGCAGACCAACGATCGCTTCCAACTGGGACAGTATTGCTTCGAACTGCTGCACGATACGCGGCAAGCTGAAGAGGAAACGCCAATCTCCGCCGAACAGGGGCGACTGTCTTTTGCCGACGGCATGCGGTACCAACAATTCCCCGGGACCGATTCCAACGATCCATCTTCATCGCCAGACTCGGCGTCTTCATCACAAGACGCGGGGGATCAAGCCGATAGCCCAGCGGACCATGCGTCCACAGCGGCGGCGGACCTCCAGCCCGGAGCGGATCCCGTGGCCGCGGAGCAACAAACGCCCGCGGAGCCAACGCGCGATCTGGAAGCCGAAACCGCGCAAGCTCTGGCGCGGCAGCAAGCAGAACTCGAGCAGCATTACCAAGCTCAGTTGGACGAAGTCCTGGGACGGTTCGAAGCCACCCAACAGCAAAACTTGGCAACCAACACTTCGCTCGCCAAGATGCAGCAACAGTTGGTAGAAATGACCAATAACCTGCAGACCGTCACCGCGACGGCTCAGCAGCACGCCGAACAACGTGACGCCCTGGCCGAACAATGCGCCCAGTTGGAGGATGAACGCGAACAACACCGACAGTCGAGCGACGAGGTCCGCGCCGAGCTGCAGGCGGCTCAGGAAACCAGCCGCCAACTGGCTGAAGATCGCCAGCAAGCCCTCGAGCAAGTCGAAGAGCTGACTCGCAAGTGCGCGGCGGTCAGCGAACAAATCGCCAATTCCAACCAAACCTGTCTGGAGATCAGCTCGCAACGTGATCGCCTGACCGAACAGTTGAAACAGGTTTCGCAGCAACGCGACGCCGCCTTGGAAAGCGCTGAACAACGAGCCCAGCAGATCGCCGCTCAGGACGCCTTAATTCGCGGGCTGCGAGAGCAGGTCGACCAGCTGCAAGCGACCGTCACCAAGGCCAGCGAAGAAGCTGACCAACTGCGACAACAATGCGCCGACGCGTTGGAATCGGTGGATCGACTGGAAAACCTGGTGCAACAAACCGACCGGGCACGCCAACAGGATCGCGAAAGTTGGGAAGCGGAGTCCAATGAGCTTCGCGAGACGATGCAACGCGTCAGCCAAGACTTGGCCGTTGCGGTCGCCAATCTGTCGACTAGCAACGCTACCGCCGAATCGCTCCGAGACGAACTGCAAACCACTCGACAAGCTCTCGAGGTCGCCGAGCAGAACCTGCAGGCGCGGCCCACCAGCGAAGAACTCGATGCGATCCGACAACGGTTGGAATCCACCGAACAACAACTGCTCGAACTCCGCAACGACTACGACAACGTCGACGCCCCGGCAACACAGCCCAACGCCGACGCCGATGCCCAGCCGACCCCGGCCGAACCCGCCGAAGACTTACTGCCGCCGGAAAATGCCGCAGCGTCCGAGGATGCCGTAGCGCACGAGGATGCCGTAGCGGACGAGGAAGTTGCAACTGCGGACGAAGCGACCGGCGAAGATGCCACCATGGTCGACCAGATCCTGAACACGGTGTCGATGGAGCCGAATGCTGAGCTGGGCAGCGATAGCGTATTAGGCTCCCAAGACGGAACCGAAGAACCGGGCTCCGCATGGCAAGCCTTTCCCGCAGCGCCGCTTGCCGATCCGTCCTCCGCAGAGCTCGAGCCCTTGACGGAAGCGACCGCCGAGCCGCCTGCGGACGAAGACGCACCCTTGACCGATAGCGCATCGGAATGGAATGACAGTGGCTGGCCGACTTATCAATCGGAACCTTCCGCCACCGCTCCGCACACCGATTCGGATCAAAACGCCGACGCAGAGCACCACTTCGGCTCAGAACAACACGCCGACGCCAGCGAGCACGTCGATGCTGTCGAATCCGCGACTGCCGAACCCGCGGCCGAACTTCCCGCCTACACGTCGCCCGACATCCCGGCGCCTTCGGAAGAGTTTGCGGCCAACCCCTGGCAAGAAGAACCGCTGACCGAGACGCCCGAGATCGGCGCGACGGTCAGCAATCACAGCGACATGACCTGGGCCGATGCCTCTGCCGAGCCGCAGGAAGAGATCGTCGGGGAACATTCAGGCATCGAATTCTTCGACGAACCATTCGACCAATCGGCCGAAACCGGTCTACCGATCAACCAGGTGGCTGAACCGGTCGACGAAGTCATCGAACGGGTCGACGAAACCGACAACACGGCCGACGCCTTTGCCTCCGTCAACACCGGCGACGCGTTCCACGCCGATGACGCGGGCGACATGCCTCAGCCGGAAGGATTGCTCGACGATGGGGAGACGGCTGCCGATGACCAACTGGCCGAGGGCTCGTTGGCCAGTCAGTTGCTGAGCGAGTTGGCTGCGGAGTCGCCCGCTGAAGGTTCGCTTTCCCCTTGGGGCGACGATCCACAAACCGGATTCGTCAGCGAGCCCGGTTACCAGGCCCCCAGCGAAACCTCTTCGATTGCGCAAGAAGACGCCGAACCACCGACTTCGGCGCCCTACGACTTGGACGTGCCTACCAACTTTGCCGATGCGGATGAGTTTGTCTCGGACCCCGGCTATCCGCCGGAGGACGTGGAGCCGCATGCATCGGCCACGGGCTATGAATCGGCCCTGCCGGGCGAAACGGAACAGGGCTATTCAGCAGAGGCTGATTTCGGCCCCGCTGACGGGTACCAAGCGAGCGGGGCTTATGAAGCCGACACCACCGAGCCCCCCGCGGAGGTCAGCGCTGCCGAACCGATCAGCGCTGCCGAACCGATCAGCGCTGCCGAACCGGCCAGCGCTGCCGAACCGGCCAGCGCTGCCGAACCGACCTCGGAGGCCTCCAGCGAAGACGCTGACGATGAATCCATCGAAGCCTACATGAATCGCTTGCTGCAACGCGTCCACGGCACCAGTTCGACGTCTGCCCCGCAGGCCGCCGCTTCACCGCCTCCGCCCGCTCCGGTGGAACCGGTAGCGATGAACAGCGTCCCCAGCGAGCCTGAGGTGACGGACGCGCCGCCGGCCGACGAGCCGGCGGCGGACCCCGATGCGCCCTACGTCCCATGTTCGCAGGCTCCCGAACGCACCAGCAATCTGGCCGCCATGCGTGAGCTGGCAAATGTTTCGGCACGCAGCGCGATTCAACGCAGCGTCAGCCAACAAACCCACAGCACGGTGATTCGCAAATTTGCCCAAGCCGGCGGCTGCGCGATGGGCGGGCTGACGTTTATGTACTTCAGCCGCTTTGCCGCCAACTGGCAGCTGCTGGCCTCGACCTGTTTCTTTATACTGACCGTGTATTGGGTTTGGGAAGCATTACGGGTTCGCACGCGACTGCAGCACGATTTGAAGTCTGGGTCCAACCAACCTCCAGCAGCCGATCCTCCCGCTGACGAAGAAGCCTAA
- a CDS encoding prenyltransferase/squalene oxidase repeat-containing protein: MRNNSRFSAIGIAALAVSGVVVGGTFDGGSLARAQDTVEAESRLQPLDFSQPPQLPEIDSPSAAALQTAIERGVQFLIDDQNPNGSWGSATNTKDLNIYAPVPGAHHAFRTATTSLCLSALLEVAADDPAAAEAIERGEAWLVAELPRLRRATGTALYNVWGHAYAIQALLRLRARYPQEHDQRAALEALVRSQFDRLKRYESVDGGWGYYDFRYQARRPTSDSISFVNGAVLVAFAEAREAGIEPPEDVVRRAVAATKRQQKPNFAYLYGEYLKYRPMRGINRPGGSLGRSQCCNAALRLWGDEAVTDNVLKHWLYRLYERNGWLDIGRKRPIPHESWFQVAGYFYYFGHYYAGECIELLPSEQRGPYQAMVAELILQRQEKNGCWWDYPLYDYHQQYGTAMALMTLHRCR; encoded by the coding sequence ATGAGGAATAATTCGCGGTTCTCGGCGATTGGCATCGCGGCGCTGGCCGTCAGCGGAGTGGTTGTCGGCGGCACCTTTGACGGCGGCTCACTTGCTCGGGCGCAAGACACGGTCGAAGCCGAATCTCGGCTGCAACCGCTGGACTTCAGCCAGCCTCCGCAGTTGCCCGAAATCGATTCGCCCTCCGCCGCGGCCCTGCAAACGGCCATCGAGCGGGGCGTGCAATTTCTGATTGACGATCAGAATCCCAACGGTTCCTGGGGGTCGGCGACCAACACCAAAGACCTGAATATCTACGCGCCGGTGCCCGGTGCCCACCATGCCTTTCGCACGGCAACCACCTCGCTGTGCTTGTCGGCGTTGTTGGAAGTGGCCGCCGATGATCCCGCGGCCGCCGAAGCCATCGAGCGAGGCGAAGCTTGGTTGGTGGCGGAATTGCCGCGGCTGCGTCGCGCTACCGGGACGGCGCTGTACAACGTCTGGGGACACGCCTATGCGATTCAAGCTCTGCTGCGGTTGCGCGCTCGGTACCCCCAAGAACACGATCAGCGAGCCGCCCTGGAAGCGTTGGTCCGCAGTCAGTTTGATCGACTGAAACGCTACGAATCGGTCGATGGCGGGTGGGGGTATTATGACTTTCGTTATCAAGCTCGCCGGCCCACCTCGGATTCGATCAGCTTTGTCAACGGAGCCGTATTGGTGGCGTTTGCGGAAGCTCGCGAAGCGGGAATCGAGCCGCCCGAAGATGTGGTGCGGCGAGCCGTGGCGGCTACCAAACGTCAACAGAAACCCAATTTTGCGTATCTGTATGGCGAGTACTTGAAGTATCGGCCGATGCGGGGCATCAATCGTCCCGGCGGCAGCTTGGGACGCTCGCAGTGCTGTAACGCGGCGTTGCGATTGTGGGGCGACGAAGCGGTTACCGACAATGTTTTAAAACACTGGCTGTACCGTTTGTACGAACGCAACGGTTGGTTGGACATCGGCCGCAAACGCCCCATCCCGCATGAGTCTTGGTTTCAGGTAGCAGGCTACTTTTACTACTTTGGGCACTATTATGCCGGCGAATGCATCGAGCTGTTACCGTCCGAACAGCGGGGCCCTTATCAAGCGATGGTGGCCGAATTGATCCTGCAGCGGCAGGAGAAAAATGGCTGCTGGTGGGATTACCCACTGTATGACTATCACCAACAATATGGCACGGCGATGGCCCTGATGACCCTGCATCGTTGTCGCTGA